From Pelagibacterium flavum:
GGGTGATGGCAGCCTGTAAACGACAGTGTTCGCTGTCGCGGACCTTCGGTTCGGCACACACTGACCCAACTTCTCACAAAACCTGTAAGCGGGGCCGGAAAAGCGCAAGGGCGGTCAAGCCGGGGCGTGGCGGTTGGCGCAATGTCGGTGGTGTAAAGACATCAAGGGAAACTGCCGTGCGGTTCGTGGGCAAGGTGATCTGGTACATCGAGAGCAATTTCCGCAAAGGGGTTGGGCTCGATGAAATCGCAGCGGCCTGCGGCGTGTCGCGATTTCACATGTGCCGCAGCTTTGCGGCGGCAACGGGGTATCCGGTCATCGACTATCTGCGGGGCCGGCGGTTGACCGAAGCGGCCCGGCAGCTCGCGGCGGGCGCGCCAAGCATACTCGATGTGGCGCTACAAGCCGGATACGGGTCCCATGAAGCCTTTACCCGCGCCTTTCGCGACCGGTTCGGGGTAACGCCCGAGACGGTGAGGGATGGAGGCGCGGTGGATCAAACCCTGCTTGTGGAGCCCATCAGAATGGACAGAGCAAACGAGACGACAATTGAACTGGCAGAGCCGCGGCGCGAGAAGAGCGGGCCGCTGACCATCGTCGGGCTGAGCCGACGATATAAATATCGCGAGGTGGGGGGCATCCCTGCGCAATGGGTGGAGTTTCAGCCTTTCGAGGGTACGCTGGGCGAGCAGAAGGGCCTTTGGTACGGGGTATGCGACGGGTTCAACGAAACCGAGGGGACCTTTCGCTACACCTGCGGGGTCGCCGTCGAGCAACCGGGAGACGTGCCCGCAGAACTTGAGGTCATCAAACTGGCTGCCCGATCTTACCTTGCCTTTGCGCACAAGGGGCATATCTCGGAGTTGCGGCACACGATGAATGCGATCTGGAGCCAATATATGCCGGTTAGTCCCGACAAGCCCGATGGCGATGCGCCAATGTTCGAGCTTTATGATGAAAAGTTCGACCCCAGGACCGGACATGGTGGATTGGAAATCTGGATTCCGATCAAGGGGTAAGGCGCCGGTCTTCAACCGGTGCCTGTGGTCTGAATGGATTGGCCGGGCCGGGATGTGGGGCAACGCATTGTCGTCATCCCGGACCTGATCGGGGAGGCGCTGGCGCCAGAACTTGTGGTTCAGTCTCGGGCGCTGGGGGGTACTGGATCCCGGCTCAAGGCCGGGATGACCGAAGAGAAAGAGGCTAGAGCCTTTCAGTTTTTAACAGAAGCGTATCCTGCATTTTCGAGATAATTTGCGCATTCGTCTTGGCTGATGTTTGAGATGAGGTGGCCGACGTGACGCCATGTATCCTCAAGGGTGCGCATTTGGGCTTGGCGCATCCAATGCTTGATCTTGGCGAAGGCCTGCTCGATCGGGTTGAGGTCGGGCGAATAGGGCGGCAGGAACCAGAGCCTGGCACCGGCGGCCTTGATGGCTTGGCGAATGGCTGCGGCCTTGTGGCTGCCGAGATTGTCCATGACGACGATATCGCCAGGTTCCAGCACCGGCACGAGTTGCTGCTCGACATAGGCGCGGAAGCACTGACCATTGATCGGCCCGTCGAACACGCAAGGCGCCGTCAGCCGGTCGCAGCGCAATGCGGCCAAGAAGGTGAGCGTGCGCCAGTGACCATGCGGGGCAAAACCACGCAGGCGTTTGCCCTTCTGCCCCCAGCCACGCAGCGGCGCCATGTTGGTCTTGATCCATGTCTCATCAATGAACACCAGCCGCCGGGGATCGAGATCCGCCTGAAAAGACCGCCAGCGCCGTCGCCGCCGGGCTATGTCGGCACGAGCATGCTCAAGGGCGAACAGTGTTTTTTTTGAAACGAAGCCCCTCACGGCGCAGGAATTTCCACACCGTATCGTGCGACACCTTCACCCCGCGCGCCGCCAGCTCCTCCTTCAGTCCGTGCAGCGTCAGATGCGGTCTCTGGTCAATGCGCTCAACGATGAATGATCGGTGAGGGTCGAGAATGCGCTTGCGGTGCCCACCCATCTTGCCGGGCTCCACCGAGCCCGTAGCCCGGTAGCGCTGATGCCACTTCACCGCCGAGGAAACGGCAACACCAAAGCGGGCCGCGACAGACCGGCAGCTCTCACCGGTCTCGATCGCACCAACGACACGCTCGCGAAGATCATTGGATAGAGGTGCTGTCATCAGATGCTGGCCTCCTTCCCAGCCGACATCTTGAATCACAAAATCCCGAACTCGGGAATCCCCAACCGATTCAATCAATGACTGAACCGCTCTAGGGCGGATCAGGCGAAAGTCGATTGATGCTAGCGCTCGAGGCGTTCGATCAGGGGGCGCAGTTCGGCCAGCGTTTCGATTTTGGCGAAACGGGGAGCGTTGTCGGGCTCTTCGGCGCGTTCGTAGTCCCAAGTGAGCGCGTGGGGGACGTAAGTGCCCCATCCGCCCGCTTCGATGGCGGGGAGAACGTCCGAGCGGAGGGAATTTCCAACCATCATGGCCTGTTCTGGGCCGTCGCCGTGGCGCGCGAAGGCGGTCGAATAGGTGGCGGGGGACTTGTCGGAGACGATCTCTACGGCGTTAAAAAAATCGCCCAGACCGGATTGCGCCAGCTTGCGCTCCTGATCGAACAGATCGCCCTTGGTGATCAGCACCAGTGTGTGGCTGGCGGTGAGGGCTTCAAGTGTCTCGTGGACGTGGGGCAGGGTGTTGACGGGGTGGCTGAGCATTTCGCGGCCGGCGGCAACGATGCGGGCGATGATATCGCCGGGCACCTTGCCGTCGGTGATCTCGATGGCGGTTTCAATCATCGAGAGGGTGAAGCCTTTGATGCCGAAGCCATAATGAGCGAGGTTGCGCTTTTCGGCGTCCAGCAGCCGGGCAGAGAGATGCTCGGGCTCGGCGTAATCGGCCAGCAGTTCTGCGAAATGGGCTTCGGTCAGCCGAAAGAAGTGCTCGTTTTCCCAAAGCGTGTCGTCGGCGTCAAAGCCGATTGTCGTTAGGGTGTTCATAGGCGCTATCTGCCACGATCCGACCGGGAACGATAGGGGGTTACTGAGATTGGATGCCTCAGGCCCAAGCGGTGCCGGTGGCGGCTGCCTTTTTGGCCTCGTAGAGATTCCTGTCGGCCACGACGAACAAATGCTGCGGGTCGAGTTCATAGGCTCTTGAAGCAAAAGCAATGCCGACCGAAGCCCCGATGGGAAGCCGGTCGCCATTCCAGGGCACTGGAGAGAGAAGGCTCTGGGTCAACCAGCGCACATCGCGCTCGGTCTTGCTGGCCGAGCCAACCGGCGGAAGCAGGACCGCAAATTCGTCGCCGCCGATACGAGAAACCAGACGCGCCTGCGGAAATGCCCTTTTGAGGCGTTCGCCGAACGCGACAAGGCAGGCATCGCCCGCGGCGTGGCCCCAGCGGTCGTTGATCTGCTTGAAGCCATCGAGATCGAACAGGATCAGCGCGCCGATTCGTCCGAGTGCCGGTTCATCGTTGGGTCTTTCAAGGAAACGTTGAAAACGCATGCGATTGGCGACCCCGGTCAAAGGATCGCATTCCGCCTGGGCGCGCAGGATTTCCCATCTCGCATGGTCCTCGGTGATGTCCTGCTTCATGCCGTACAGGGTTTCGGCCCGCCCATTTACGCTACGCACGGCTGCGTTGATCCGTATCCAGCGCTCTGTGCCGTCGGGGCGAATGATGTTTGCATCGAGCGAGAAGCTCGAGCAGGTGGCGATGGCGTGGGACCGCTTGCGGCCGAGCAATGCGCGCGAGGCTTCCGTGTACATTTCCACGGTGGCCTGGCGCTCGGGAGGGCGTTCGCCAGAGAGGCCGAACATATCGAAGACCCCGCCGGTCCAGCTCAGCCGTTCATCTGCAAGGTTGCAGGAGAAGGCGCCCATGGGAACGATCGATGCGGCCTGCTCATAAAGGCCGAGCGAGTCAGTTTCCCGATTGCTTGTGACTGCCGGAGCGGCGGCTTCTCTCAAAAGTATGTTCTTCATTGACGCCGTTCTCGGCCGCTCCCCAAATTCGGACCCAGCTTGGCATCGGCGGGTAAATGTTGCGTTTAACCGAGTGCGTCGTCCTCACCGAGAATGTTTGCTGTCATCTTTTTGAGCACCGCATTGGCACCGGCGACTTCCTCGGGCGAAAGTCCTTTTGTGGCCTGGGCAATGAAATCGCTGACGATGGCGGTAAGGGGGGCTTCGAGGGCCCGGCCCTTCGGCCCGAGATCGACCAGGACCGAGCGACGGTCCCTGGGGTCGGCAGTGCGCCGGAGGAGGTCCTTGGCGACCATGGAATCGACCAGCCGGGTGACCGTGGTCCGGTCTCGCAAGGACATGGCGGCCAACTGGCCCATCGATTGCGGGGCTTTGGCCCAGAGCATCATGAGCATTGCCCATTCCTCGGCCGTTATGGCGTGGCCAGCCGCCTTGAAGCGCTGCTGCACTTCGGCGCGGATGAGAAACGACAGGCGATTGACCCAATGGGGCGTGGCGGCTTGATAGTCGAACATTTATGTGTATATTACACTATATGTAACAGGCACGCAAAGGTGCGCTCATGAATGCGAATTTCAACACGGGTTCCCTCACTGTCGTGGGTGAAACCGGGCGGTTTCCCAAGATCGAGCTGATCGAACCCAATGGGTACGGTTATATCGTCTTTGCGCTCGAAGTCGATCACAGCCGCTTGCCATTCTATCTCACCCAAAGTGCCGGCAAGAGGCGGCTCCTTGAGGATCTCAAGGGGATGGCGGTCAATATCGGAGGGCTTGATGGGGTTCAGAAGGCGGTGGTGTTCAAGGCACTGATCGTGCCGCCCGGGGAAGGGCGCTACAAAAAGGCGCGTCCCGATGTGCCGCAGGCCCGGTTCGACGTTGTCGTTCTGATCGAGACCGGGACGCCAGAGCGCGCGAGAGCGCTGATTGCGACGCCGGAATTTGCCGCTCTGGAAAAGCGGGGGCGGGCGGGGGCGAAGCGTGCCGAAGTGATTGTCGGCCAGAACGCCCGACGCATCGGACCGGTCGATCACAGCCGCGACGGCGTGTTCCTGTTCAATTATTTCCTGGCGGAAAGCGGTGAGCAGAATTTGGCGGTGTGGGAATATACAGCCGGGTGGTTTGCCGACCAGACGGGTTTGGACAATTCAACGCTGGTGTTGCCCGATGCCGAGCATTCGGGCGGGTTGACGCTGATCAACCATTGTCGCTGGGACAGGTTGGGCGATGTGCTGCCCAGCCTTTTGTTCAAGCGCTCGTTCCGCGACTATGTGCTGGCCAATTTCGACGCCAATCGCACGGCGCCCATGCCAGTGCTCTACGGGCTGGCCTAGGCTCGTAGCGGGGGATTCTTTCCGCCGAATAATCGCCAGAAGCGCGCTATCCGTCCAGCTTGCGTTTCAGCAGCTTGATGCGGTTGATCGCTTCGAGGCTGGTGAGGTCGTCATCATAGGCGTCGGGTTCCTCGGCGCGCTGGGCGAGGCAGAGCAGCTCGGCGGCCTGTGAGGGGGTCATGGGGCCTTCACCGGACTGGTAATCTTCATGATCGTTGACGCGGAAGGCGTCGGGATTTGCTGTGGCGATACCTGGGTGAAGGTCTGACATGGGGGCAACTCCGCTGGGCTGAAGTGTATGCAGATTAAACACTTTGCGCGGGCCGGCGGTTCCACTCATTGATCGATGTCAAAGAGAAATGTTGGAAGTGGCGGGAGCGGCCACAACTGGCCGCTCCATACGACTTTACGTTCGGGTGATCGAGACGCCGCCATCGGCCAGTACTGCTGTGCCGGTCAGAAAGCTGGACGCATCAGAAGCAAGGAAGAGGGCCGCTTGTGCCAGCTCCTCGGGTTTGCCAAGGCGCTTGAGCGCGTGCAGGCTTTCGATGAACCCGCGCATTTCCGGCGCAGCGCCTGGAAGGTTCGCCGCGTTCGACGGCGTATCGACGCCTCCGGGCAGCAGAGCGTTGGCGCGGACTCCCTGAGCGCCGTATTCGGCGGCGAGCGTCTGAACGAGGCCGACCAGCCCGGCCTTGGCAGCGGCATAGGCCGCCATGCCGGGGAAGCCGACCGTGTTGCCCACGAAGCTCGAGGTGAAAATCAACGACCCGCCCCCGCGTTTGAGCATGGCCGGGATCTGGTGACGCGAGCCGAGAAATGCGCTGGTAAGATTGGTCTCCATGACCTCCTGCCATTCAGTGGGATCGAGATCGGTCACCGAACCCATGGCAGTGGCGGCGCCAGCGTTATTGAAGGCGATGTCGAGACCACCGAACTGGCTCGTCGCGGTGTCAACGCAAGCCTGGGCGTGGCTCTCCTCGCGCACATCGCCAGCAACGGCCACGACGCTGGCGCCGAGATTGTCGATTTGTCTTACGAGATCGTTGAGCTTGTCCTGCCGACGGCCCGAAATGACAAGGCATGCACCCTTACGAGCGAAGAGCAGCGCCGCGGCTTCGCCGATGCCCGAAGTGGCACCGGTGATGATGGCGATTTTGTTTTTGAGCTGAGACATTTCTTTCCCCGTTTGGTGTGAACGGGGATGTGGTCTC
This genomic window contains:
- a CDS encoding AraC family transcriptional regulator: MRFVGKVIWYIESNFRKGVGLDEIAAACGVSRFHMCRSFAAATGYPVIDYLRGRRLTEAARQLAAGAPSILDVALQAGYGSHEAFTRAFRDRFGVTPETVRDGGAVDQTLLVEPIRMDRANETTIELAEPRREKSGPLTIVGLSRRYKYREVGGIPAQWVEFQPFEGTLGEQKGLWYGVCDGFNETEGTFRYTCGVAVEQPGDVPAELEVIKLAARSYLAFAHKGHISELRHTMNAIWSQYMPVSPDKPDGDAPMFELYDEKFDPRTGHGGLEIWIPIKG
- a CDS encoding IS630 family transposase (programmed frameshift); this translates as MTAPLSNDLRERVVGAIETGESCRSVAARFGVAVSSAVKWHQRYRATGSVEPGKMGGHRKRILDPHRSFIVERIDQRPHLTLHGLKEELAARGVKVSHDTVWKFLRREGLRFKKTLFALEHARADIARRRRRWRSFQADLDPRRLVFIDETWIKTNMAPLRGWGQKGKRLRGFAPHGHWRTLTFLAALRCDRLTAPCVFDGPINGQCFRAYVEQQLVPVLEPGDIVVMDNLGSHKAAAIRQAIKAAGARLWFLPPYSPDLNPIEQAFAKIKHWMRQAQMRTLEDTWRHVGHLISNISQDECANYLENAGYASVKN
- a CDS encoding HAD family hydrolase, which encodes MNTLTTIGFDADDTLWENEHFFRLTEAHFAELLADYAEPEHLSARLLDAEKRNLAHYGFGIKGFTLSMIETAIEITDGKVPGDIIARIVAAGREMLSHPVNTLPHVHETLEALTASHTLVLITKGDLFDQERKLAQSGLGDFFNAVEIVSDKSPATYSTAFARHGDGPEQAMMVGNSLRSDVLPAIEAGGWGTYVPHALTWDYERAEEPDNAPRFAKIETLAELRPLIERLER
- a CDS encoding sensor domain-containing diguanylate cyclase; its protein translation is MKNILLREAAAPAVTSNRETDSLGLYEQAASIVPMGAFSCNLADERLSWTGGVFDMFGLSGERPPERQATVEMYTEASRALLGRKRSHAIATCSSFSLDANIIRPDGTERWIRINAAVRSVNGRAETLYGMKQDITEDHARWEILRAQAECDPLTGVANRMRFQRFLERPNDEPALGRIGALILFDLDGFKQINDRWGHAAGDACLVAFGERLKRAFPQARLVSRIGGDEFAVLLPPVGSASKTERDVRWLTQSLLSPVPWNGDRLPIGASVGIAFASRAYELDPQHLFVVADRNLYEAKKAAATGTAWA
- a CDS encoding MarR family winged helix-turn-helix transcriptional regulator, with the translated sequence MFDYQAATPHWVNRLSFLIRAEVQQRFKAAGHAITAEEWAMLMMLWAKAPQSMGQLAAMSLRDRTTVTRLVDSMVAKDLLRRTADPRDRRSVLVDLGPKGRALEAPLTAIVSDFIAQATKGLSPEEVAGANAVLKKMTANILGEDDALG
- a CDS encoding DUF3072 domain-containing protein, producing MSDLHPGIATANPDAFRVNDHEDYQSGEGPMTPSQAAELLCLAQRAEEPDAYDDDLTSLEAINRIKLLKRKLDG
- a CDS encoding SDR family oxidoreductase, which produces MSQLKNKIAIITGATSGIGEAAALLFARKGACLVISGRRQDKLNDLVRQIDNLGASVVAVAGDVREESHAQACVDTATSQFGGLDIAFNNAGAATAMGSVTDLDPTEWQEVMETNLTSAFLGSRHQIPAMLKRGGGSLIFTSSFVGNTVGFPGMAAYAAAKAGLVGLVQTLAAEYGAQGVRANALLPGGVDTPSNAANLPGAAPEMRGFIESLHALKRLGKPEELAQAALFLASDASSFLTGTAVLADGGVSITRT